The following proteins are encoded in a genomic region of Methylocystis echinoides:
- a CDS encoding alpha,alpha-trehalose-phosphate synthase (UDP-forming), with translation MKKLHFNGEGRSIWGDRSEIRSVVARVARHPAARVLGIIALATIIFAAALAPLSSLIVEGWLRQDLDIRSRLIFRSVRDRLQSSQLGPDNDLTPYLERIAEDERLLALGYCSETGRLLYATSLMPKDVSCETIRQGTTTFDVSSVAGTRAQVASVALSSGTKSGHLLVVHDLSFIDERSGKAKFYTILALTGASLGLGLLAVGVVLTLMRGWARAIYSAIAGARGTGATPPRTAFPSDRDFEKLLNTLRVERKFTEGIYVEWSPATLHQLLREELPGAQVMIVSNREPYIHNLVEGKATLQIPASGLVAALEPVMRACGGVWIAHGSGSADRETVDSRDRIAVPPAQPDYTLRRVWLSDEEQDGYYYGFSNEGLWPLCHIAFVRPSFREADWGEYFAVNAKFAEIVVEEATCDDPVVLVQDYHFALLPRMIRNRLPKATIITFWHIPWPNSETFGICPWRNEIIEGLLGSTILGFHTQFHCNNFIDAADRFLESRIDRESGSITLGGRETLIRPYPISIEWPPSPLATQPPIDECRRRVRERLGLSSDARIGVGIERFDYTKGILDRMRAVDSLLSLHPGWRERFAFIQAAAPTRSKLSTYSSLQNEAARLADEINKRHGVRDWKPIHLVVRHHEQDEVYELFRAADICVVSSLHDGMNLVAKEFVAARDDELGVLILSSFAGASRELSEALIVNPYDTTSMATAIDRALHMSESEQRERMRLMRELVRQHNVYGWAAQMLIHAARLRKRERIMTEDPSTQRDGASFDFEKLFTEPLR, from the coding sequence ATGAAAAAGCTCCACTTCAACGGTGAAGGTCGGTCAATCTGGGGCGACCGGTCTGAAATCCGATCCGTGGTCGCAAGAGTCGCGAGGCATCCCGCAGCCCGAGTGTTGGGGATCATCGCGCTAGCGACGATCATCTTCGCCGCCGCCCTGGCCCCGCTTTCTTCTCTTATCGTCGAGGGATGGCTGCGGCAGGATCTCGACATAAGATCGCGTCTGATTTTCCGTTCGGTTCGTGATCGACTCCAATCGAGCCAGCTTGGCCCCGACAATGATCTGACCCCCTATCTGGAACGGATTGCGGAGGATGAGAGGCTGCTTGCGCTCGGCTATTGTTCGGAGACGGGACGGCTGCTTTATGCAACCTCGCTGATGCCGAAGGACGTCTCCTGTGAGACGATTCGTCAGGGAACAACCACGTTCGACGTCAGCTCTGTAGCGGGAACGCGCGCCCAGGTGGCCTCTGTGGCGCTGAGTTCCGGCACAAAAAGCGGGCACCTTCTCGTTGTCCACGATCTTTCGTTTATCGATGAACGCTCGGGAAAAGCGAAGTTTTACACTATCCTCGCTCTTACCGGCGCTTCCCTCGGGCTCGGGTTGCTGGCCGTCGGGGTCGTGCTGACGCTGATGCGGGGCTGGGCGCGAGCCATTTATAGCGCCATCGCCGGCGCAAGAGGGACTGGCGCGACCCCGCCACGAACCGCTTTCCCGAGTGATCGCGACTTCGAGAAGTTACTCAACACGCTCCGCGTCGAACGCAAATTCACCGAAGGCATTTATGTCGAGTGGTCGCCCGCGACCCTGCATCAATTGCTTCGCGAGGAACTGCCGGGCGCGCAGGTCATGATCGTTTCAAACCGCGAGCCCTACATTCACAATCTTGTCGAGGGAAAAGCAACGCTTCAGATTCCGGCCAGCGGACTCGTCGCCGCCCTGGAACCCGTCATGCGGGCCTGCGGCGGCGTCTGGATCGCCCACGGCAGCGGCTCGGCCGATCGAGAGACGGTCGACTCCAGGGATCGAATCGCCGTCCCGCCCGCGCAGCCGGATTATACGCTCAGGCGCGTCTGGCTCAGCGATGAGGAACAGGATGGCTATTACTACGGCTTTTCAAATGAAGGCCTCTGGCCACTCTGCCACATCGCCTTCGTGCGCCCCAGCTTTCGCGAAGCGGACTGGGGGGAATATTTCGCGGTGAACGCAAAATTTGCTGAAATTGTCGTCGAGGAGGCGACGTGCGACGACCCCGTCGTGCTCGTTCAGGATTACCACTTCGCACTGTTGCCGCGAATGATTCGCAACCGCTTGCCAAAGGCGACCATCATCACTTTCTGGCATATTCCATGGCCCAATTCCGAAACCTTTGGAATATGTCCCTGGCGCAATGAGATCATCGAGGGGCTTCTGGGGAGTACTATTCTCGGCTTTCACACCCAGTTTCATTGCAACAACTTCATCGACGCCGCCGACCGCTTCCTCGAGAGCCGGATCGATCGGGAGAGCGGTTCGATCACTCTCGGCGGGCGAGAAACGCTGATCCGCCCCTATCCTATCTCGATCGAATGGCCCCCGAGCCCCCTCGCCACGCAACCCCCGATCGATGAGTGTCGCCGCAGAGTACGCGAACGGCTGGGGCTTTCATCCGATGCCCGGATAGGCGTCGGCATCGAGCGGTTCGACTATACGAAGGGAATCCTCGATCGCATGAGGGCGGTGGATTCACTCTTGAGCCTGCATCCCGGATGGCGCGAGAGGTTTGCTTTCATTCAGGCCGCCGCCCCAACGCGCAGCAAGCTCTCGACCTATAGCAGCTTGCAAAACGAAGCTGCCCGGCTTGCCGATGAAATCAACAAACGCCACGGGGTGCGCGATTGGAAGCCAATTCATCTCGTCGTTCGTCATCATGAGCAGGATGAAGTATATGAATTGTTCCGTGCAGCCGATATATGTGTGGTGTCAAGCCTCCATGACGGGATGAATCTCGTCGCCAAGGAATTCGTCGCCGCGCGCGACGACGAGCTGGGCGTTTTGATTCTTTCGAGTTTCGCGGGCGCCTCGCGCGAATTGTCCGAAGCGCTGATCGTGAATCCCTACGACACGACCAGCATGGCGACAGCGATCGATCGCGCGCTGCACATGTCTGAATCTGAGCAGCGCGAGCGAATGCGGCTGATGAGGGAGCTCGTTCGTCAACATAACGTGTATGGATGGGCCGCCCAGATGCTTATCCATGCTGCTCGGCTCCGGAAGCGAGAGCGCATCATGACCGAAGACCCGTCGACCCAGAGAGACGGAGCGTCGTTTGACTTTGAAAAGCTCTTTACTGAGCCTCTCCGCTAG
- a CDS encoding glycoside hydrolase family 15 protein: MIERPSLHLAAVGNGAIAALIDRNASIVWSCWPRIDGDPIFCALTDGDAPDSGFFSIELDEATETEQRYLRNTAIVRTVLRARSGASLQITDFAPRFRRYHRVFRPPMIVRRIEPLEGLCRIRVRCRPRMNYGESVAEPVPGSNHVRYATAFGAVRLTSDAPATYIAHEAGFILSRPITLILHADEALADSIPHVGREFQDYTEDYWLNWVRTLNVPFEWQEQVIRAAITLQLCAYEDTGGIVAALTTSIPESFGTSRNWDYRYCWIRDSFHTVQALNRVGATTTMERFIDYVTNVISLERKPALKPVYSITPEQVIDEFEASAFRGFRGHNPVRVGNAAHAQTQHDVYGSVILAASQMFFDERLPKKGDEALFRRLEPLGTSALGCALTPDAGIWEYRGRQRIHTHSAAMCWVACDRLARIAIKLGLHESAADWREAAKDLREIILSRAWNDKLGCFAGSLDGQDVDASVLLLHELGIVSAADPRFISTVDAVGHALLREGYLMRYASADDYGLPSAAFTVCTFWYVDALAAVGRADQARSLFEDLLAKVNHVGLLSEDLDPVTGELWGNFPQTYSMAGLIISAMRLSKGWEEAR; encoded by the coding sequence ATGATTGAGAGACCGTCGCTTCACCTTGCCGCGGTCGGCAACGGCGCAATAGCGGCTTTGATCGACCGCAACGCCAGCATTGTTTGGAGTTGCTGGCCGCGCATCGACGGCGACCCCATTTTCTGTGCATTGACGGATGGCGACGCCCCCGACAGCGGCTTTTTTTCCATCGAGCTCGACGAAGCGACCGAGACAGAGCAGCGCTACCTCCGCAATACAGCAATTGTGCGCACGGTCCTGCGCGCCCGATCGGGGGCCTCCCTCCAGATTACCGACTTTGCGCCACGGTTCCGGCGCTATCATCGTGTGTTTCGACCGCCGATGATCGTTCGTCGGATTGAACCGCTTGAAGGCCTGTGTCGAATTCGCGTGCGTTGCCGTCCGCGCATGAATTACGGTGAAAGCGTCGCTGAGCCCGTTCCGGGAAGCAACCACGTTCGCTATGCAACCGCTTTCGGCGCTGTTCGACTTACTTCCGATGCGCCTGCCACGTACATCGCACACGAGGCCGGCTTTATCCTCTCTCGCCCGATCACCCTGATCCTTCATGCGGACGAAGCTCTGGCCGACTCGATCCCGCACGTCGGCCGAGAGTTCCAGGATTATACAGAGGACTACTGGCTGAACTGGGTGCGGACCCTGAATGTGCCCTTCGAATGGCAGGAACAGGTTATTCGCGCCGCGATCACGCTCCAGCTTTGCGCCTATGAGGACACCGGCGGTATTGTCGCCGCCCTGACAACGTCGATACCCGAATCCTTCGGCACGTCTCGGAACTGGGACTATCGCTATTGCTGGATCAGGGACTCCTTCCATACCGTCCAGGCGCTCAACCGGGTCGGCGCGACCACGACCATGGAGCGTTTCATCGACTACGTCACAAATGTGATTTCGCTCGAGCGGAAGCCTGCGCTAAAGCCGGTTTACTCGATCACGCCAGAACAGGTGATCGACGAGTTCGAAGCCTCGGCGTTCAGAGGATTTCGCGGGCATAACCCGGTGCGCGTGGGAAATGCCGCTCATGCGCAAACACAGCATGACGTTTACGGCAGCGTCATACTTGCCGCCTCCCAGATGTTCTTTGATGAAAGACTGCCGAAGAAGGGCGACGAAGCGCTCTTTCGCAGACTAGAGCCACTCGGAACGAGCGCATTGGGCTGCGCTCTCACGCCAGACGCAGGGATTTGGGAATACCGGGGTCGCCAGCGCATTCATACCCATTCGGCGGCCATGTGTTGGGTCGCGTGCGATCGTCTTGCCCGGATTGCGATCAAGCTGGGGTTGCACGAAAGCGCCGCCGATTGGCGGGAAGCGGCTAAAGATTTGCGCGAAATCATTCTGTCACGGGCATGGAACGACAAGCTCGGTTGTTTTGCAGGCTCCCTGGATGGACAGGACGTCGATGCGAGCGTGTTGCTACTGCATGAGCTCGGCATCGTATCGGCTGCAGATCCGCGATTCATATCGACAGTCGACGCCGTCGGCCACGCGCTTTTACGAGAGGGTTATCTGATGAGATACGCCTCGGCGGACGACTACGGATTGCCCTCGGCCGCCTTCACTGTTTGCACCTTCTGGTACGTCGACGCCCTCGCAGCGGTTGGCCGCGCTGATCAGGCTCGCAGCCTGTTCGAGGACCTGCTCGCCAAGGTCAATCACGTCGGCCTCCTGTCCGAGGACCTGGACCCCGTCACCGGCGAATTATGGGGCAATTTCCCCCAGACCTATTCGATGGCCGGCCTCATCATCTCCGCCATGCGGCTTTCAAAAGGCTGGGAGGAAGCCAGATGA
- the otsB gene encoding trehalose-phosphatase, whose protein sequence is MEGRLTKQSKFQKSNAGWAVFLDFDGTLVDIAPSPESIHVPGELPTLLGRLDAALGGALAIVTGRSIEAIDGFLAPLRPITAGVHGAELRLRHEQIISTALPLPPAAVEAVSALSNKVDGVRVEIKRSSLAVHFRSNPAAAREIEEELRRVVTDRASGFIIRPGRMVYEVLPSHVSKGGAIDALLELPLFFGRRPIVIGDDLSDETAFETAERRGGLAFTVAGEHFSQESADFESPLEVRSWLAAFAARFGAHD, encoded by the coding sequence ATGGAGGGACGACTGACGAAGCAGTCCAAATTTCAGAAGTCGAACGCCGGCTGGGCCGTGTTTCTCGATTTCGACGGCACACTCGTCGACATTGCGCCTTCGCCAGAGTCCATTCATGTTCCCGGAGAGCTACCGACGCTGCTCGGGCGCCTCGATGCCGCTCTCGGTGGCGCGCTGGCGATTGTGACGGGCCGATCGATCGAAGCGATAGACGGTTTTCTAGCTCCGCTGCGGCCGATTACAGCCGGAGTCCACGGGGCCGAGCTGCGCCTGCGACACGAGCAAATCATCTCCACGGCTCTACCGCTTCCTCCAGCCGCGGTCGAAGCCGTATCGGCGCTCAGCAACAAGGTCGACGGCGTCAGAGTTGAGATCAAACGAAGCTCATTAGCGGTCCATTTTCGGTCGAACCCAGCTGCTGCCCGCGAGATTGAAGAGGAGTTGCGCCGCGTCGTGACAGACCGGGCGAGCGGATTCATCATTCGTCCCGGGCGGATGGTCTACGAAGTCCTGCCTTCTCATGTCTCAAAGGGAGGCGCGATTGACGCGCTGCTCGAGCTTCCGCTGTTCTTCGGGCGACGACCGATCGTAATCGGGGACGACCTTTCCGATGAGACGGCATTCGAAACCGCCGAACGACGCGGCGGCCTGGCCTTCACTGTGGCGGGAGAGCATTTCTCCCAGGAAAGCGCAGACTTCGAGAGCCCGTTGGAGGTAAGGTCGTGGCTTGCGGCGTTCGCGGCCAGGTTTGGCGCGCATGATTGA
- a CDS encoding copper chaperone PCu(A)C, whose translation MEWAPQPGSAHDFVIGRLEVGNPRLAAPREDETRAPLSMTIHNNGDTSDTLVSVTSHRLGKAVLRILSTQLVPPKGILIPPHAAVLIEPRRPLVIFQDVSGAILADREKITLLFEKAGELTIEAIVERADSNRAHGREATGAGEIR comes from the coding sequence ATGGAATGGGCGCCGCAACCGGGATCCGCCCATGATTTTGTGATTGGGCGCCTCGAGGTCGGAAATCCCCGCCTGGCGGCGCCCCGAGAAGACGAGACTCGCGCTCCGCTTTCAATGACCATTCATAACAACGGCGATACGTCCGACACGCTCGTCAGCGTCACGTCACATCGCCTGGGAAAGGCGGTTTTGCGCATCCTGTCGACGCAGCTCGTGCCCCCGAAAGGCATCCTGATCCCCCCGCATGCCGCGGTTTTGATCGAGCCTCGACGTCCTTTGGTTATATTCCAGGACGTCAGCGGCGCGATCCTGGCGGATCGCGAGAAAATTACGCTTCTTTTCGAGAAAGCTGGAGAGTTGACGATAGAGGCGATCGTTGAACGGGCTGACTCGAACCGTGCGCATGGAAGGGAAGCGACCGGAGCCGGAGAAATCCGTTGA
- a CDS encoding MarR family winged helix-turn-helix transcriptional regulator, with translation MSTTTVIIEQADRLNPQPTDQELEALANFRSALRKFLAFSEAAAADEGVTMQWYQALLVIKTFRGDGHISIGELADQLMIRDHSAAELVSRLDQAKLVKRKTDPSDRRRSLVIMTSSGGRCLDRLALLHLRELRKIKGAFTSLFQSGGEEF, from the coding sequence GTGAGCACTACAACAGTAATCATTGAGCAAGCAGACAGGCTGAACCCTCAACCAACAGATCAAGAACTGGAGGCTCTTGCGAATTTTCGCTCTGCGCTGCGGAAATTTTTGGCTTTCAGCGAGGCGGCTGCGGCTGATGAAGGCGTCACCATGCAATGGTATCAGGCGCTTCTGGTCATTAAGACATTTCGGGGGGACGGTCACATCAGTATAGGTGAGCTTGCCGATCAGTTGATGATACGCGACCATAGCGCTGCGGAGCTCGTGTCTCGCCTTGACCAGGCAAAGCTTGTGAAGCGAAAGACCGACCCTTCGGATCGGCGACGGTCACTAGTTATTATGACCTCTTCGGGGGGGCGCTGCCTGGATCGGCTCGCGCTACTACATCTGCGGGAATTGCGGAAGATCAAGGGAGCATTTACGAGCTTGTTTCAAAGTGGCGGGGAGGAGTTCTGA
- a CDS encoding TolC family protein, whose amino-acid sequence MATIVALSLCALTADAIAAPKTSGQVTLKGDQPIEKRRKPPLGHVLVRHLDMAIAIDAQSQGLAAQFGAVTSRFATTRSISPGSPYVGGSQRNAVAGNLRNYNETEVEAGLPLWLPGQRDAMETTVATGALEVEERIALRRLEVAGLLRDAWWNAQRAAREASVARNRVATAREIGADMTRRVELGDAAQADALLARNELLAAETELAQAEGTVKVARVNYEALTGGAPPDGTLETLKPAFPIDDHPALRTPIAALRRAEAQLQLVEATPIDSPDVAVFGRQEHNRQYSTDMSQPITDQLTNATTVGLRLRIPLPTDGRQGPRRAEARAETTRAAADYEKAKRVVLAEIKAAQANLAAAKRASSIANKRLAVANAQFELARKSFALGEIGGLDFYRIRQLELEAQRAKAAAAVAVGVAISRINQAQGYAP is encoded by the coding sequence ATGGCGACGATTGTCGCGCTGTCCCTTTGCGCATTAACGGCTGACGCCATCGCCGCGCCGAAGACCTCCGGCCAGGTGACCTTAAAGGGCGACCAGCCGATCGAGAAAAGGAGGAAACCGCCGCTCGGCCACGTTCTTGTGCGCCACCTCGACATGGCGATCGCGATCGACGCGCAGTCCCAGGGCCTCGCCGCGCAATTCGGCGCCGTGACCTCACGCTTCGCTACAACGCGCTCAATCTCGCCGGGCTCGCCCTATGTCGGCGGCTCGCAGCGCAACGCGGTCGCCGGAAACTTGCGCAACTACAATGAAACGGAGGTCGAGGCGGGCCTGCCGCTGTGGCTTCCTGGTCAGCGTGACGCCATGGAGACGACCGTCGCCACCGGCGCCCTCGAAGTAGAGGAGCGCATTGCGCTCAGGCGCCTCGAGGTCGCGGGCCTCTTGCGCGACGCCTGGTGGAACGCCCAGCGCGCGGCGCGCGAGGCGAGCGTGGCGCGTAACCGCGTCGCCACGGCGCGCGAGATCGGCGCCGATATGACGCGGCGCGTCGAGCTCGGCGACGCCGCCCAGGCCGACGCGCTGCTCGCTAGAAACGAATTGCTCGCCGCTGAAACGGAGCTCGCTCAGGCGGAAGGCACGGTGAAGGTGGCGCGCGTGAACTATGAAGCGCTCACCGGCGGCGCGCCGCCCGACGGCACCCTCGAAACCCTGAAGCCCGCCTTCCCGATAGATGATCATCCGGCCTTGCGCACGCCGATCGCCGCGTTGCGGCGCGCTGAAGCGCAGCTTCAGCTCGTCGAGGCGACGCCGATCGACAGTCCCGACGTCGCCGTCTTTGGCCGGCAGGAGCACAATCGGCAATATTCGACCGACATGTCGCAGCCGATCACCGACCAGTTGACGAACGCCACGACGGTCGGCCTACGCCTTCGTATTCCCTTGCCGACGGATGGCCGCCAGGGGCCGCGACGAGCGGAGGCGCGCGCCGAAACGACTCGCGCCGCTGCAGACTATGAAAAGGCAAAGCGCGTGGTGCTCGCTGAGATCAAAGCGGCGCAAGCTAATCTGGCAGCGGCCAAGCGCGCCTCTTCAATTGCGAACAAGCGCCTCGCCGTTGCCAACGCGCAATTCGAATTGGCGCGTAAATCCTTTGCGCTCGGCGAAATTGGCGGGCTGGACTTCTACCGCATTCGGCAACTGGAGCTCGAAGCGCAGCGTGCGAAAGCTGCGGCGGCGGTTGCAGTCGGCGTGGCGATCTCGCGAATCAATCAGGCGCAGGGTTACGCGCCCTGA